The following coding sequences are from one Coffea arabica cultivar ET-39 chromosome 11e, Coffea Arabica ET-39 HiFi, whole genome shotgun sequence window:
- the LOC113718940 gene encoding pentatricopeptide repeat-containing protein At2g22410, mitochondrial-like, with protein sequence MVITTRLKKLPSKLLFSRNHPFASFSQTLSARSNLPHYKDNPDKAKDNWNTNHSFVLSNPILSLLENKCKSISQLKQIQSQMIITGLISDGLASSRLIAFCALSEMADLSYCKTLLCSLQNPNAFSYNVSIRAFSDGENPIEAFILYKQMLCAWSNSGLRPDKYTFPLLFKTCTRLSFFYLGFEILVHVIKLGYERNIYVHNALIHFLASFGELDIARMVFNENCVRDLVSWNSLINGYVKSGKAHKALRIFREMETEGVKPDEVTMIGLVLSCGQLEDLVLGREFHQRIEEYGLNLTVPLGNALMDMYVKCGELDEAKALFDRMEKKTVVSWTTMVVGYAKMGLLDTARKLFDEMPEKDVVPWNALISGYVQIKHCKEALALFSEMQAMNVMPDQVTMVSCLSACTQIGALDVGIWLHRYIERNNISINVALGTALIDMYAKCGNISKALQIFKEMPARNSLTWTAIICGLAYHGDSSDALSHFFEMIQIGLVPDEVTFLGVLSACCHGGLVEEGRKIFAQMSSKFNIPPKLKHYSCMVDLLGRAGLLEEAEELIKSMPMEADAVVWGALFFACRINKNVEMGEKAAMKLLELDPHDSGIYVLLASMYIEANMWHKSREVRKMMRERGVDKTPGCSSIEVKGDVWEFMVKDKSHPQCDEIYQCLMELKRQMELVEYSVDVPLPEYDLLISSNSCC encoded by the coding sequence ATGGTCATCACCACCCGTCTGAAGAAACTTCCTTCCAAACTACTCTTCTCAAGAAATCATCCCTTTGCGTCATTTTCTCAAACACTTTCCGCTCGCTccaatttgccccactacaaaGACAACCCAGACAAGGCCAAGGACAACTGGAACACCAACCATTCTTTTGTCCTCTCAAACCCGATTCTTTCACTCCTTGAAAATAAATGCAAGTCCATTTCTCAACTCAAGCAAATCCAATCCCAAATGATCATCACTGGCCTCATCTCAGATGGGCTGGCGTCGAGTCGTTTGATTGCATTCTGTGCTCTCTCAGAAATGGCTGATCTTTCTTACTGCAAAACGTTGTTATGCAGTTTGCAAAACCCAAATGCATTTTCTTATAATGTTTCTATTAGAGCTTTTTCTGACGGTGAGAACCCAATTGAAGCTTTTATTTTATACAAGCAAATGTTGTGTGCTTGGAGTAATAGTGGTTTAAGGCCTGATAAATATACTTTTCCTTTGTTGTTTAAGACATGTACTAGATTATCATTCTTTTATTTGGGttttgagattcttgttcatgtTATTAAATTGGGTTATGAGAGAAACATTTATGTGCATAATGCTTTAATTCATTTCTTGGCGTCTTTTGGGGAGTTGGACATTGCACGTATGGTGTTCAATGAAAATTGCGTGAGAGACTTGGTTTCTTGGAATTCCTTGATTAATGGGTATGTCAAGAGCGGGAAAGCACACAAAGCTTTGAGGATTTTTAGGGAAATGGAGACGGAGGGAGTCAAGCCAGACGAGGTTACTATGATTGGATTGGTTTTGTCATGCGGGCAGTTGGAGGACTTAGTGCTTGGGAGAGAATTTCATCAGCGCATTGAGGAGTATGGGCTGAATTTGACCGTGCCTCTAGGTAATGCTCTTATGGACATGTATGTGAAGTGTGGGGAACTTGATGAAGCAAAGGCTTTGTTTGATAGGATGGAGAAGAAGACCGTGGTTAGTTGGACGACCATGGTTGTGGGATATGCAAAGATGGGGCTTTTGGACACTGCTAGAAAGCTTTTTGATGAGATGCCTGAGAAGGATGTTGTTCCTTGGAATGCTTTGATTAGTGGTTACGTCCAAATCAAACATTGTAAGGAGGCATTGGCTTTGTTTAGTGAAATGCAAGCCATGAATGTTATGCCTGATCAGGTGACCATGGTTAGTTGTTTATCTGCTTGCACGCAGATCGGGGCACTTGATGTTGGAATTTGGCTTCATCGGTATATTGAAAGGAATAACATCTCTATAAATGTTGCTTTGGGGACTGCTTTGATAGATATGTATGCAAAATGTGGCAACATCAGTAAGGCACTTCAGATTTTTAAAGAGATGCCGGCAAGAAACTCATTAACTTGGACAGCTATAATATGTGGTTTGGCTTATCATGGGGATTCCAGTGATGCTTTATCCCACTTCTTTGAGATGATTCAAATTGGACTGGTCCCAGATGAAGTTACATTTCTGGGTGTCTTGTCAGCTTGTTGTCATGGAGGTTTGGTTGAAGAAGGTCGCAAGATTTTTGCACAGATGAGCTCCAAGTTCAACATTCCTCCCAAACTTAAACACTACTCTTGCATGGTTGACCTTTTGGGTAGGGCTGGTCTACTGGAAGAGGCTGAAGAGCTTATTAAGAGCATGCCAATGGAAGCTGATGCTGTGGTGTGGGGAGCATTATTTTTTGCATGTCGAATTAATAAAAATGTCGAAATGGGGGAGAAAGCTGCTATGAAGCTTCTAGAACTGGATCCTCATGATAGTGGAATCTATGTCCTGCTTGCAAGCATGTACATCGAAGCAAATATGTGGCATAAGTCCAGGGAGGTTAGGAAGATGATGAGAGAAAGAGGTGTTGACAAGACACCTGGCTGCAGTTCAATAGAGGTCAAAGGTGATGTTTGGGAGTTCATGGTCAAAGATAAGTCACATCCTCAGTGTGATGAGATCTACCAATGTCTTATGGAATTAAAGAGACAGATGGAGCTTGTCGAATATTCAGTTGATGTGCCTCTCCCGGAATATGACCTCCTTATTAGCTCTAATAGCTGCTGCTGA